Proteins from a genomic interval of Ignavibacteriales bacterium:
- a CDS encoding T9SS type A sorting domain-containing protein produces MNKSVLFLLLLLCSTLALFAQIPNAGFESWTNSDPDGWYTTNTAPTSLPVTRVTTAHSGTYAARGEVVPLSGFPAFGVQPILMPGPKGKGFPFSQRAAAFNGWYQFVPASGSGDQLYLVATLSKAGQGVGAAAGIIPTATTSFKQFSLPILYPGGEIPDTCQLLIQITGAGGLAKVGSYFVIDDLSLGAVTAAEQSALPSGFTLSQNYPNPFNPATAISYQLPAVSVVNLRVFDMLGREVATLAEGRKEAGRYTMNWNASSLPSGMYLYQLTATSEKGEIYRDTKRAMLLK; encoded by the coding sequence ATGAACAAGTCGGTACTGTTTCTTCTGTTACTGCTCTGTTCCACACTCGCCCTTTTTGCGCAGATTCCGAATGCTGGATTCGAATCATGGACGAACTCAGACCCTGACGGGTGGTATACAACGAACACGGCTCCGACGTCGCTTCCTGTGACGCGGGTGACGACAGCCCATTCCGGCACGTATGCTGCACGAGGCGAGGTAGTTCCCCTCTCCGGGTTCCCTGCCTTCGGCGTGCAGCCAATCCTCATGCCTGGACCAAAGGGCAAGGGTTTTCCATTTTCACAACGTGCCGCAGCGTTCAACGGTTGGTACCAATTTGTTCCCGCCAGCGGCTCAGGGGATCAGCTTTATCTCGTTGCAACACTATCAAAGGCTGGCCAGGGAGTGGGCGCGGCCGCAGGTATTATCCCCACCGCCACCACTTCGTTCAAGCAATTCTCACTGCCGATCCTGTATCCAGGGGGCGAGATTCCCGACACCTGTCAGCTCCTCATTCAGATCACGGGCGCTGGAGGCCTTGCCAAAGTCGGATCGTACTTCGTCATCGACGATCTGTCGCTGGGAGCAGTGACCGCGGCTGAGCAGTCTGCTCTTCCATCGGGGTTCACACTCAGTCAGAACTATCCGAACCCGTTCAATCCAGCAACAGCGATCAGCTATCAGCTGCCGGCTGTCAGCGTTGTGAACCTCAGAGTGTTTGACATGCTTGGCAGAGAGGTGGCGACGTTGGCCGAAGGACGAAAAGAGGCAGGTCGATACACAATGAACTGGAATGCATCCAGCCTCCCAAGTGGAATGTACCTGTATCAGTTGACAGCTACGTCGGAAAAAGGCGAGATCTACAGGGACACAAAGCGAGCTATGCTTCTGAAATAG
- a CDS encoding DinB family protein has protein sequence MTYRDLAGIFAAKERAFTGIELSARDLSVAQLGYRPVSGGWSIEKILEHLALVEGPLVRLITTLTDKAAAATGPHPPLHSFEVSLESYLERSRTEKYVTRDKFSATGTVKALDSLKVLRDVQAELLSLRPRLESVDPTLVRFPHWIFGPLDLAQWLAFVGVHEERHLEQIHAILASLEFRSITTGPGSGSQ, from the coding sequence TTGACGTACCGAGACCTTGCCGGGATTTTCGCTGCAAAGGAACGCGCATTCACAGGGATTGAACTGTCCGCCCGTGATCTCAGCGTCGCACAACTGGGATACCGACCGGTGAGCGGGGGTTGGTCGATCGAAAAAATTCTCGAACATCTGGCTCTCGTCGAAGGTCCCCTTGTCCGACTCATCACGACATTGACCGACAAGGCGGCAGCGGCAACGGGGCCTCATCCACCGCTCCATTCATTCGAGGTCTCGCTCGAGTCATACCTCGAAAGAAGCCGGACGGAGAAATATGTTACGCGCGACAAATTCAGCGCGACGGGCACCGTGAAAGCTCTCGACTCGCTGAAAGTTCTCCGTGACGTCCAAGCGGAGCTTCTTAGTCTCCGGCCGCGCCTCGAGTCCGTTGACCCCACCCTGGTCCGCTTCCCCCACTGGATCTTCGGGCCGCTCGACCTGGCGCAGTGGTTGGCGTTCGTCGGGGTTCACGAAGAGAGGCATCTTGAACAAATTCATGCTATCCTGGCATCACTGGAATTCAGGTCGATTACGACTGGGCCAGGTTCGGGATCCCAATAA
- a CDS encoding epimerase — protein sequence MKLKAIVFGATGMVGEGVLDVALRHQDVESVLVIGRKPCTVNHGKLREIVHRDFFDYSGIEGQLKGFNACFFCLGVTSVGKKEDEYTRLTYDLTMSAAAVLAKLNPEMTFCYVSGTGTDGSEKGRSMWARVKGKTENDLRKLAFKAAYAFRPGFIKPIDGQKNAYGISKLLGAAYPLLKALFPKYVCTLEDLGLAMISVSTSGYSGKVLENPDIAAVAQSARMRK from the coding sequence ATGAAACTCAAGGCGATAGTCTTTGGTGCCACCGGCATGGTCGGCGAGGGAGTTCTCGATGTCGCACTCAGACATCAAGATGTTGAATCCGTGCTTGTGATCGGCCGAAAGCCGTGCACTGTGAATCACGGGAAGCTGCGCGAGATCGTCCACAGAGACTTTTTCGACTACTCGGGCATCGAGGGTCAGCTGAAAGGCTTCAACGCGTGCTTCTTCTGTCTCGGCGTGACATCTGTCGGCAAGAAGGAAGATGAATACACGCGACTCACGTACGACCTTACGATGAGCGCCGCCGCGGTTCTGGCAAAGCTCAATCCCGAAATGACGTTTTGTTATGTTTCGGGAACGGGGACTGACGGCAGCGAAAAAGGTCGCTCGATGTGGGCGAGGGTGAAGGGGAAGACCGAGAACGATCTCAGGAAACTTGCATTCAAGGCAGCCTACGCATTCAGGCCTGGGTTCATCAAGCCGATCGATGGACAAAAGAACGCGTACGGAATCTCGAAACTGCTCGGAGCGGCCTATCCTCTTCTGAAAGCACTGTTCCCGAAATACGTGTGCACGTTGGAAGACCTTGGATTGGCAATGATCAGCGTGTCGACATCGGGATACTCCGGGAAAGTTCTTGAGAACCCGGATATCGCTGCGGTCGCACAATCTGCCAGGATGCGCAAATAA